ATTATCCTGGCgtgaagaagtttgaggacttccttcttcacGACTTTCTACATCGCATTGTTGAGCCTACGCTGAGGCTCTCAAGTAGGTGCACTCGAAGGGTCAATCGGGATGTGATGGGTACAAAGAGTTGAGCTAATCCCCCTAAGATCTTGCAAAGAATACCTGAAGACCGACCTATGTTTTTCTATGATGGCGATGAGTTTGGATGTCTCCTCATTAGAAAACTTATCGCTAATGATTATAGGAGTTTTTTTGTCTCCATTTAAGAAAGCATAACGTAGGCCAACAGGCAGGGGTTTTAGCTCAACCAGAGGTCATGCCGGCACTTCCTCTTGAGGAAGATCTATGGTTTCACCTAAATCGTCCTCTTCTTCTATGAAGATCTTTGCATCCTTTTCTAAGGACGATTTAGGAGAATCAAAAGGTAAAACCGACATGACTTCCTTGGGCATGTCAGGATAGGGGAGAGATTCTGACACCGAGTTTTTGGCTCGAGTGATAGGAATGGTAAAGGTGTCTCTCCCCAACTTTACATCTAGATCCCCTATTTTTGGTGGGTCTAAGAAGAGTTTTTCTAGGGGATGCCCTATCAAGATGTCAAAGTCATGAATGTCAAAAACATGGAAATCAAGGGTCAAAATGGTATTGTCCAAGTGTAGGTGTATACCGTGCAGGTCCGCCTGATAATGGGCTGTGATCCGGCCCCAACCCCACTCCAATCCTATGTGATTAATTATTACACCCAGCCCGATCCTAGCACCTACTGATTTGTTTCAGCTCGGTTCAATCCAATCCTACACGTCGCACCATCCTAATCCAGCCCCAGCCCTTTTTGAATCCTCGGGCCGGATCCTAAATGCAATCCGAGGGCTCTCACAAGCAAGCACATGTACAGTAATGCAATGAGTACAAAGCCCTGATTAACCAAATCACGAGCACGGCCACTAGCACTGACATGTTAATTTAATTTAAAAAgatgaaaaataataaaaaaataacatGTAGCCGGATCCAAGTTTCTCCATCCATCTGCTACATATGTCCGTGCAAATTGATTTAATTCAAGAAAATAAGAAATAATGTCATGCAAATATGTATTGTCCTTCTCTGAATGACATAAGTCACAATTTCTCAGTAACAATGCCATTGTAAGACTGCCAACTGCATCTTGTAGAACTACCAGTTTTCTTCCAAAACAATTTGATCCTTGCACCTGAAACATAGCAACACTGGAAATcttatttcaaaatctaaaatgCAAGAAACATGTAAAGCATGAACAGAAGTACTCATGCCTATCTTTGTACTAAGAAGACTATTGCCTATCTAAAGTAGCAGTAGCTATTGCCATATAGGAGAGTAGTagaagcagcagctgttgcaaatGACAGGAAATGAGTACAAGCACGTAAGCAGTAGAAAAACAGCAAGACATGATAACTTAACTGAAAAATGACTGATAACTCAACCTTTCTAATGCTAGTAAAATCTAACAGCAAGACATGACAATACAAGTCCCAAACTAAGTGTGGAAGGATAAGAACCATTGCTCAAGTAGACAGCTAGGTGTGGAAGGATATCAAGAAGCATAACCAAATTAAGCACGTTTAGTATACAGATGGCAGAGCTAAACTGAAACTTAGAAACAACAACAATTCAGTCAATGGAATAAATCATAGCTGGAGTTCTAGACCATGGAAAATTATGTACTTTaccattttggaaagcttaggaaaagcaCTAGAACTACAGTGTGCAACAGGAACTAGTTTTGATGTTAACATAGTAAAAATACGAAAAAAGTGCAGAACTGTACTATCAACAAGAACCTGCAAGTGGAGAGGAAGGGAGAGTTGGATGGATGGATAGATAGAGAGGGAGATGgaaccactgccaccaccacatGATAGAAGTAGTACAAATAGTAGTTAGAGGTGAGGACATTTTCAGCACACGTTAGGACAGCATGGTGTAAGtaccactgccaccaccacaccTCATCATAACCAGCCCCACACATTAGGACAAACCTAAGTGAGCAAAACACCAAAGCATGAATTAATTCATCACTAATTAACCGGTTACACAGCTGCCTCCCAAGAAATAAACCTAAGTGAGCAAGTACATATATGAGCTGAAACACATGCATATATTTTTTTATCGGCAAGAGCAAATAAGGATCAGCACAGAGATTAACTCAAAACTTCCAAAAGTACTGCTCATATGCTAGTGACCAAATGAGATCAATACagtacatatatgcatgcataccgagacatcacatgaggtagctaaaAAGGCTTGTGAATGAACAAGGACAAGACATTGCTCAGTTCAGTAAATAAGCACTTAAGACAAAACATGAAATAATTATTTAACTAGTGATCATTGTGTCATGGAAATGACAATGCATACAAATGAGTTCATGCACTGCAGTTCCTCTCACTCGAACTGCACCAGGCAAACCTGAAACCAGAGCAAAGCTATGCACTGACGTGCTGCAAAATTCAGACAACACAATGCCTAACTGCTGAATGGAGCTACTTTAGAATGCTGATGGTAAATAATAGGATAGGAAACAACGATATCAACTAGTAGTTGAAAACAACTCATTCAGAGCCACACGGCGATTCAACTATATCTAAGACCTCGTCAGTAAGAAAATGCCAGCTAGATACAACTACTCTAGTACTCTCAACTCTGCATATTCTAGATGAGTAAACAACTCCATAGCAGTAGTTGAAAACAACGGGATTTTGATTTCCACATCTTCCAACATAGTGAAATCTAGCTACCATTGCAACTGTACCATTCAGTGTACAAATTCATATCCGTTTTAACTGAGTTTGTTCTGAACCCATGCACTGATCACAGTAAACCAACAAAAATATTTGCATCGGGGCACTAACCTGTCAATCATCATCTTCTTCGTCTGATTCAAACATACGTTGTCCGGTCATTGGTTGACCTGCATGGAACAAGACAAACATATTAAACCACTATTGTAAATAAAATTggctttgcaatatttatttgaaATATGACAATTACCTTCTTCTGCATCATTAAAGCCAATCAACCAATCTTTTGCACAGACTAACGCTTCAAGAGTTTCTGGAGAGAGAGATGTCCTATTTTTACCAAGTATCCTTCCAGCAGCACTAAAAGCAGATTCTGAGGACACTGTGCTAACAGGAATAGACAAGAAGTCTCTGGCCATCAAAGACAAGATAGGATAGGCATCCGAGTTTTTCTTCCACCATGCTAGAACATTAAAGTTCTCTGTCGGTCTCACAACTACTCTAGGATCATCCAAATAAATATCCAGTTCTGATCTTTCTGAGCGAGTACTCGAGTTTTGTGATGAAAATTGAGCAAATGCAAGCTCTACACGCCGTTTGCCACGAAGTCCAGAAGAACTCGATTCGCCCTGACTTAAAACTTCCTCTTCATATGTAACGAAGACAGGACCTGTGTTGTTCCTCACAACCCTCTCGTACTCTAGATAATATTTCTTCAAGTATTGTCTAAGCTCTCTCATCTTCGCTTCCGCTTCTACATTCTCAACAGTCAAGTAAAAGAACCTGACAAAATCAGCTTTCATTGATGGGTCCAGGACAGCAGCTATGAGAAGTACCATACTAGGCGCAGCCCAGTATTTCTGAAACTTGGTATACATAGCTTCAGCCAACTCATTGAGCAGTTCATTGGTATTCCACGTCTCATCAAGCAATACATCTCGAACTGCCATCAACATCTTCAGAAAGAGGTGGGCCGTTGGATGCCTATCCGTAGAAAATGCTTTTGTAGCCTCACTGAACTGTTCTAGGAATTCATGAAGCGATTCAGCTTTCTGCCAGTCTAGTTCACTAGGAACATCCTGATACTGCTCTGCTGCGAATCTGTTGAGAGCTGCTTTATATTTCAGAGCTTCATTCAACATGTCATACGTAGCATTCCAGGGGTGGGGAACATCTAGAACCAGCCCCGACTTGCCTTTGAGACCTAATGCCTGAACGATTGAGTTGAATGTTTGCATACGAGAAGGTGTAGATGTGACAACCTTGATAATGTCTCTTACCCTTCCAACTGCATTTGGTATGACTTGCAATCCAGCTTGGACCATTATATTGAGCACATGAGCGGCACATCTGACATGTATGTGTTCACCCTTAAAGAACATCTGAGCACCTAGAGCAGCACGCAAGTCTCTAATCGCTCTGTTGTTCATGCTTGCATTATCTAGAGTCACTGTGAACACACGATCAACTAAATCCCACTCCATCAAGCAAGCCGTGATGCCATCTTGCACAGCAAATGAGTTATGGGGGAAAGAGATCTGCTTGAATGCAATAATCTTCTTATGGAGCTCAAACTCTTCATCAATGTAATGAGCTGTAACTCCAAGATACCCCAAATTTTGGTTTGACGACCACAAATCAGCAGTTAAACTGACATGAGACTTCAACTTTGTAATCTTTTGATGTAGCTGTAATTTCTCTTCTTCATACAAGATCAGACAGTCTGCACGAACAGTTTGTCGACCCACCACATTGAATGAAGGCTGGCAATAATTTATCATCTCTTTCCAAGTAGGATCATCTGCTTTTCGAAATGCAACCTCAGCACTAAGGAAGTACTTTGCAATCAGACCTCTGAATACAACAGGATCAAATACAGAATTATCTCTATCAGACTTGTTCTTCAAAGTTGCTAAGAATCTGTCCCTGTCCTCTTGAGGGATATGATGACAATAATATCCAATATGCCTATTCAAGTGAGTTGTCCCTTTCCCTGACACAGAAGACAACTGGAGCTTGCAATACTTGCACACAGCCTTCTCAATTCCATCAACGATTTCCGAGTCAACATAAGCCCAAACTTTAGCCCTCTTTTTCCCTGACCGGCCTGACTGATCAGTGGAGATAGCATCAAGACTATCCTCAACTTCTGCTGCTGTTGCTGATGAAACCCTCTCCATAATATCAAACACTCAGACTAATCAATTAGAGTCCCCTGAACCAATGAATGACAATCAATTAGATAGGATACTAAAAGTAGAGGTCTGCTGTTGCTGATGAAACCCTCTCCATAATATCAAACACTCAGACTAATCAATTAGAGTCCCCTGAACCAATGAATGACAATCAATTAGATAGGATACTAAAAGTAGAGGTTTAACAGGCAGCTGTTAATGATGCACAGTGAAAAATATACATAAAAAGACCAAACACTGCAAGTTGTAGTATGTGTGCATAGTGATGCTGATGACAAGGAAATGTGATGACAGAACAAAAGGGAATGTCTGGTTGGCTAGCCAAGCCAGTGGTGAACGCTGGTGATGCACAGCACCACTCACCACTTTCTTTGTTCAGATCAGCACCAGGCACAAGCAGGCAGGGGGCCGGCAGCCCTTCCCCTGCCTCACTCTGGATGCACTAATCTCACTTGCACCGCTAAAAAAAATCTAGTATTCAGTTTACATCATGATGTGCCACCCACATGTAAGGAAATCTAATGCAAATCGCACTACTAGTAGTCTATTAATGCTAGTGGCACCAAAGCTATTAGCTCTCCCTCTTTTGCTTCAGGTCTCATTCTACTTCAGTTGACTGATTGGACAGTCATCAGAACATTGGCGTTTTTTCTATGCATCAGATggacaaaaaaattaaaaaaaaacattcagatgaaacaggGGGATCTGATCAGAGGAAATGCTCACCTTAGCTTGTGGAGGTTGAAATGATCTTCAAGATATCCAGAGTAGAGCTCCATCATTACATGCTCAAAATGATCTCCATTAAATCAATACTTATTACTGATCACCTTACCGCATGTCTGTCAAACAGAAAGTAGTAGTTCATTTACCAAAATAAAGAATAATAGCTGGATGATTCGTGCAACTTGAAGGTTCAGCATAACAGGCTTAGCTGTGCAGTTCAAAAACTGAAAATAAAGCAAGTAGGAATCAACGATGCAGAGTCCAATACATAATGACTAGAAGGTGACTACTTTCCAAGCGATTCAGCCATGATATATCCCCAAACTGGGAATGAAGAACAGGGGCATCAAGTTCCATATTATCCAATACAAGTACATACAGAGGAATTTCTTTTGCTTGGATTCAAAGAGAAACTGATTTGTAATTGAAGGACCTTTTGCTGAGAATAAATCTTACGGCACCAATGTCTTTACAGCAAGAGAAGAGAGATTCTAGAAAGAAGATGCGTACATAGATCTAAGCACGGGACCAAAGTGACGAGTGGCTGAGCTGAGCATGTGGACGTCGGCCATGACTCCGCCTTCTTGCCAGCGCCGGCGACGTCCAGATGCGATGACAGCAGccacgccgccatggccgacacgCCGCCGCCGAAATAGAAGGGCGATGAGAAGGCGAAGTGGATGATGCGGAGTCAGAAAGAGCACCTCGATCTCTAGAGCAGGAGGCTGTGGCCTCGTCGGGAGCGGGGCAGCGGCGACGTCGTGTTTCTTCCTAAGCCTGGAGGCCAGGGAGGCAGGGACGGACCCGAAATATCTTCCATCTCTTCGTTTTCTTTTGCGCTGCGCTAGGTTCTCGGTACAATCTACCCAGCGCCTTTACTCGATCTACACCAAAGACTAAACTACAAGTAGATAGACAGAGGGATGTATTAGTTGTTACCTTGTGGACTTGGCAGCGGAGAGGCGCCCCGCGCGCCGGAGGACGGATCTTGCTGACGGATGAAGAAGCGATGGGGCCTAAGGAATCACTGCTACCGCCGCCCTGAGGAAGCGATAGCGATGGACGGAGAAGCGATGCCGATGATGGAAGGATCTCGGACACCGAAtcgctgctgcggctgctgccgccgccgccgccgcctcctcctcctcaacctgcgccgccgccgcccctcagCTCCCAAGACCCGCCCCGCTCGGCCGCCCCTCGACTACGACTCTGCGAGGGAGACGCCAAAGGCAGAATCCGTTTCCAGGATCCTCGGGCCGACCCTGTTCAGGCGATCCGTGCAACGACTCGGGCCGTATCTACAGCCCAGCCTTTTTAGAAGCTAATCCAATCCAACTCGATCTTTTATTTACATGGCCCATATGCAATCCGTAAAATTAGGCCCATGAGTTGGGGGGCCCTTTCGGCCTTTGGGTTTACACGATCCATTCCCAGATTTACGTGCAGGACCCCTTTACTTTCCAAACTAGATCTTGGGGTGAGTCTCAAGGTTTTGTTGGTAGGGGCAAGGGGTGCATTGCCTAAATAGGCATGAGCATAAGATGAGGACATGAGATTTGCCCCTATCGTAGGGTTGTATAACACCTTTACCCAAGATCTGCCAACTTTGCTTTGAAGGATTGAAGAAGGGGTGTGGATCTGAATTTCTTCAAATGAAAGTTCTATTTCTTCTACCCATTCGCTGCTCATAATAGCGGTCAACCCCTTGATGGATTCCTTAAGAAGTTGTTTGTCTATAGGATCACAAGGAGTGACAGGGATTGGTGGCCTTTTCTAGCATGAGTACTTTGAAGTGTTTCTAAATTCTTAAAAAAAGTCATCCTCAAAATACAGAAGATCTGAAGGTTGGGAACCTTCCTCTAAATCTTCTGGTTTGGGCGAGGGTCTCTCTAAGGGTGATAGAGGTTTGGCCTTAGCCGAAGAGACTTCCACGTGACACAGCTCGGGCTCGACACAAAGGGGTTCTAGCAAaggagtgttctctagaatgcgGTCTAGGAGAGCTTCCCCTTCTGCTGTGGTTTTATGGGTAAACAAACATCCAGCAGCTATATCGAGCAATAGGGCAGATTCCTTGCTAAAGCCCTAACCAAAAATGTTGTAAAAGCACATGGTTGGTTATAGACAAATATAGGCCAGATCTAGTTAAAATTGAGAATCTGTCCCAAGCtgcacctatggtttccttctcCTTTTGTTAGAAGTTGAGTATCTCTTATCGTAGGGCAGTGATTCAGGatatagggaagaatgcaagacATAATATATTCCTTAGCTCTTCCCAATATTAGTTACATTCCCTACGTTGTGGGCGTACCAttatttctccttctcatttagTGAGAAAGGAACCAACTTCCACCTAAGTGTTTCTTATGACATGCCTAAAATGGTCAGGCAAGCACAGAGGTTTTCAAACTCCCTTAGGTGATGGTAGGGGTTTTCATAATCTAACCCCAAGAAGGCTTGTTCtcgaaccatggctataaagccaaGGCGGAGCTCCTAACTAGAAGCTATGATTGGCTTCGAGGATTGTGGTGGTTCAATGAACTCGCCCTTGGGAGTAGAAAGGTTTTGAATGGTAGGTTGTTCCATTAGAAaagagtaaaaagaaaagaaagataaaaacaaagGATACATGAGCAAACTAGGTTCAGAGACTAAAATGACAACCGTTCTCCGATAacgacgccagaaatgcttgttggtgcttTTTAGCGTAAGTAAAAAAGtccacaagcgcatggaagtaccgttgtagcacttcacccggtggtattcagggtatcgtatctCCATGAGGAATAGAGGTGTAAGTAGTCTTTTAGCTAGTTTGCATAGGAGAACAAGAACAAGGATAACTcgggtagtgaggttcttctaagGTGTAGAAATATTAAGTGAAGATAACTTTGCTACTACAGACTCACTTCGGGCACTAGAGCGCACCTGATCTGTTAGGCGATACCAGCGTACAGCTCTACGCCATATCCAAATGTGGGGGATTATgaaggacggacagggctgtcaccacctgatgcctacccctcaactagaGGATACAAGGCAAACAAAGGTGACTTTTAGCTTAGACAATATGTCTACGCTAACGGTCACTACTCTAGCATTAGCCAGGAACTTCCGTCTTTATcaagagtcctctactagagcacccaCCACGAGGACAGACAACAAACCTACAAGTAGTAACAATGATAACTTTTCTTAAAGAATCAGTACCAAAGTTGAAGatgaacttcttactccaagtagtaagacgaacatagaggtacaagtgtagagggggCCGACAAAGTCCGACACTCCATCCACCTGATGTACAAGGCTTGCcgagtacaagaagtagaggggCACCGCTACTCCGCTATTCCTCTAACTctttcctctctcactccctACTCTAGTCTAGCTAAAAGCTAATTGAATGtgtgtagcccttcttcttcttctccaaatgtgtatGATGATGTTGAAATATGAAGAGGGggcctccttttatagcttgAGGAGGTCAGTTTTGGTGAGGTATTTTAGGAAACCCCTCATACAACCACCTCCTCATGCATTGAATGCACCACTAGAAGAAGGTGGGGCTAGGTAGAGCTAGGGGCGGTGTGGCCACACCCAAGGTGCGCCCACACCCTAGGCTGCGTGCCTGGCCACCGCCTTTGGTGTGTGGGCTCCTAGCTAGGCCTAGGCCTCTGCCACACAAGTGTTCTACCTAGAAATGGAGTTGGATGGGCTTTGCTTTGTGTTTTGCTTGAATGCGCCTTCTCGATTATGCATTTTAGTGTGTTTTCATGTGTTGCCCTTTCGTCGATGCCAGCCGCACCACTTCTGCGACTAGGATGACAAGAGAGCGGTGCCGATGACATAGTGTAGCcaggaataggaagaggtacccaaattccttttaggccttgtttggatgcatgtgtatccacttcaatccacatgtgttggagtggattggaatgaaacttagtttaattccactccaatgcacttcaacacatgtggatcaaaatgaatACATgcgtatccaaacaaggccttatgaTGCGTGCTGTATTCTAGTGGTtgcacctaggacatgtagatatatagttacggggttacatgtttcttagttgattgtagttcacatgtgctttattcgagTAATAGCTTTCGTATAAGCTGTaattcacatgtgctttattcaagtaatggcttccgtataagctgtagttaAGGCACATAATTTGCGCGCTCCTACTCTATTTTGTTGACATTCTAtacaaggttaactcaataaatgcctttgtaatctacaTGTTGACATCTAGAATATCTCCATGAAGCAGGGGAGCGTGTTCAGGGATATGGTGATATAGATACAGATTTAGAAGAGCCAGTACAccttgcaattgaggtgcttgttctatcttgtcatgttgggatgggagggggtaggtttaggtagcagtgcaattcaattctttgctatgtggatagcaatgcaatttttacatgcttgccacttaagtttgtttctccaattttagGCTGTGGGTTGAAAAAGCCATAGAGAAGTCCCTGCCAGCAGGGTAAAAGGCAGCACTGATATGGGTCCTAGGGGATGAcaatccaagagagtgaagccaaCTAGTCTAGCAGAGTTGCAGCATCTTGTACTTCCAACTAGGTCCAAAAGATAGCATGCATAAGGCGAACAAAGCCCTGTGAGGGACTAGTCATgtgaagatgaccttagccatgcTGAAGAGGAGACTCCACCTCCCCACCAGCAGAATGACCAAACTTGTGAAGGTTGGTACTACCAtagacatgtctataaatcaagtcacacaatttgatatccatgttacttttctaacaatctgaatgtatgaaaattgtgtagtaccattgcagagaagagtgaggaagtcaaggcaagcaactaagggggttgggcttcacaaaaccacccaatcaatgggaacaaggatgCCCATCTCGATTGTCAAgaggaacagaaggccacatgatccattgcaagctgccaagtttgcctcagaggcaggtgtTGTAGTTaggtctcaagtaccaattttccTGCACTAGAAACATTACAAGCAACAGATCGAACATCTCAATGGATTTGTGGCCAAGCTATCTGTAAGTATGTATATCCTCTGTTGACATTCAACTCTACCTTGAGCAACAtagtaatggatttaatttgcattcacacttcTGAGTATATTCTAGTCTGTTGAGGCTAgccattgatgacaatgatgaagcaacaaaagaagTATGCACGAGTATATTCTAGTCTGTTGTATGACAAATACGGTACATGTTCAAGCAATCTTACTTCAATGGCGTCCCCACTGATGAAATCAGAAAGACCTCTCATTTGTCTTGCATGAATGATGCACAGTAGTGTGCACTTGTCCACATGTGGTTAAGTtccaagaacaaggtgtgtgtgtgtgaactcatttatttcttgtctagtctttatGTGGTCTACTTATGCTGCAGTCTAACACAATTGTAGTTATAGGCAGTCTCGGAGCAGAACAAGTGAAACCATGCAAAAGTCAAGTGCCACCAGgttataggatctcgctcctatattgCCCACCTACAAGCATATGTAACTGATGATTGTGTTACTCTTTTATATGAAATACGCAATGCCATTTGTATCAACAGAAAGGCATGTGCAATTTTAACAGAAGGACAAAAACAGGAAGGACGCAAGCACGATCAAGAAGTGCTCGTTGAAGAACATGATcgacctcatgaagatgttgatgtAGTGGAaatcttcaacaacttccataccagtagcaaCACGGGACTGAGCGATGTTTCAAGAGAAGCagtggtaagtaccttcatttgctttccttgaaatttGCTGAAGCCATTGGCATAAAATAAGGAAAAGTAGGAGGAACCTAAAAtggcaccatcattttgaagttataatattacaacagttaatatgttacctatgcattgtgcttatgaatctctgtcggcagtaggctgaggaagacctatgcattacttgtaatgAAATAATCTCTTGGTTCTACAATTTAAGTCCTCTTCCTAATGTTTACTCCTTGATTTTCGTAGGAAGCTATAGAAACTATACTAGCAGAACTTGTTGCTGATGTTGTTTTCGAGGTCCTCTCCTAGGCTAGCTGCAACAACTTTTCTTTGAAGAATGTTGGTATTAGGACAAGCTGCTCCAGACTTCTAGAATGACTTGCTGCTCATTAGGAAAGTTTAGCTGTCCTCGCCGAACAAGTGGATCAACTGAAGAGGAAGGTAGAAAACTCTGATAGGGAGTTTAAGGAGTTCAAGAAACAGCAagaggaggagtacaataagctccaTGAGCATATCATGCTCTTTAAGTGCTGGTAACTTTGAGTCttgttgatgcagtgaacatgtggtttgtttgttgttttgatgtgaaattttggCGGCTTGGTATGTGAACTCTGTCAATGGTTTATTACCGAGCTAAACTATTGTTATTTGATTCaggttcaatataattatgcatgtagtcattCTATGCAGTAGTGTAGATCTAAAACCATTTTCTCTGATGTAATAATTGGTGTGCACGTGGTAGATCCGGCACAGACACGTTGTTAAATAAGAATCTGACACATGGACGAACCAGTGAATGACACGTGTAACAGCCACGACAGGGCACGTGGgccaatacaaacaaaatacATGGTACAAATCCGTCCTACCACGTGGTCGAATCAGAAAAAGACACATGGGTATCCCAGGGCGCGACATGTGGCCCAATAAAATACCGACACGCGGACGTACAACATCGAGACACGTGGTCAAGTAAAAGAAAGACACACAGGGTATTGTGGTCACACctcgtggaccaataaaaatttGACACATggtcaaatgaagaagtgacacgtgatccaaccgcaacacgacacgtg
The nucleotide sequence above comes from Miscanthus floridulus cultivar M001 chromosome 18, ASM1932011v1, whole genome shotgun sequence. Encoded proteins:
- the LOC136522864 gene encoding zinc finger BED domain-containing protein RICESLEEPER 2-like, producing the protein MERVSSATAAEVEDSLDAISTDQSGRSGKKRAKVWAYVDSEIVDGIEKAVCKYCKLQLSSVSGKGTTHLNRHIGYYCHHIPQEDRDRFLATLKNKSDRDNSVFDPVVFRGLIAKYFLSAEVAFRKADDPTWKEMINYCQPSFNVVGRQTVRADCLILYEEEKLQLHQKITKLKSHVSLTADLWSSNQNLGYLGVTAHYIDEEFELHKKIIAFKQISFPHNSFAVQDGITACLMEWDLVDRVFTVTLDNASMNNRAIRDLRAALGAQMFFKGEHIHVRCAAHVLNIMVQAGLQVIPNAVGRVRDIIKVVTSTPSRMQTFNSIVQALGLKGKSGLVLDVPHPWNATYDMLNEALKYKAALNRFAAEQYQDVPSELDWQKAESLHEFLEQFSEATKAFSTDRHPTAHLFLKMLMAVRDVLLDETWNTNELLNELAEAMYTKFQKYWAAPSMVLLIAAVLDPSMKADFVRFFYLTVENVEAEAKMRELRQYLKKYYLEYERVVRNNTGPVFVTYEEEVLSQGESSSSGLRGKRRVELAFAQFSSQNSSTRSERSELDIYLDDPRVVVRPTENFNVLAWWKKNSDAYPILSLMARDFLSIPVSTVSSESAFSAAGRILGKNRTSLSPETLEALVCAKDWLIGFNDAEEGNCHISNKYCKANFIYNSGLICLSCSMQVNQ